In a single window of the Ancylobacter polymorphus genome:
- a CDS encoding D-amino acid dehydrogenase produces MRHIAVIGAGITGVTTAYALHQKGYDVTVIDRQRYSAMETSFANGGQLSASNAEVWNSWATVLKGIKWMFTPDAPLLMNPKPSWHKYSWMAEFLANIPNYEANTVETTRLAIQARNHMFEIARREGIDFNHETRGILHIYRDKEAQDNARKVSALYARGGLERREVTPEEIRAIEPTLHGKYYGGFFTPSDSTGDIHKFTYGLAEVCRRHGVQFINEASVERVVHTGTGKDGTGVEVTFSIAPDAEDALPRRETLAFDGAVICAGIGSRAIAAGLGDRVNIYPVKGYSITVMLDDEASQMAAPWVSLLDDKTKIVTSRLGKDRFRVAGTAEFNGENRDIRADRIRPLVDWTRKLFPGVNTARVVPWAGLRPMMPDMMPRVAAGKKPGVFYNTGHGHLGWTLSCATAEIIAAKVADALPVEAPAPMLRMAAE; encoded by the coding sequence ATGCGCCACATTGCCGTTATCGGCGCCGGTATCACCGGCGTGACCACCGCCTATGCCCTCCACCAGAAGGGCTATGACGTCACCGTCATCGACCGCCAGCGCTATTCCGCGATGGAGACCTCCTTCGCCAATGGCGGGCAGCTTTCCGCCTCCAATGCCGAGGTGTGGAACTCCTGGGCCACCGTGCTCAAGGGCATCAAGTGGATGTTCACGCCGGACGCCCCGCTGCTGATGAACCCCAAGCCCTCCTGGCACAAATATTCCTGGATGGCCGAGTTCCTCGCCAACATCCCGAACTACGAGGCCAACACGGTCGAGACCACCCGTCTCGCCATCCAGGCCCGCAACCACATGTTCGAGATCGCCAGGCGCGAGGGGATCGACTTCAACCACGAGACCCGCGGCATCCTGCACATCTACCGCGACAAGGAAGCCCAGGATAACGCCCGCAAGGTGTCCGCCCTTTACGCCCGTGGCGGTCTGGAGCGGCGCGAGGTGACGCCGGAAGAAATCCGCGCCATCGAGCCGACGCTGCACGGCAAATACTATGGCGGCTTCTTCACCCCGTCCGATTCCACCGGCGACATCCACAAATTCACCTATGGGCTGGCGGAAGTGTGCCGGCGCCATGGCGTGCAGTTCATCAATGAGGCCAGCGTCGAGCGCGTCGTCCACACCGGAACGGGCAAGGACGGCACCGGGGTGGAGGTGACCTTCTCCATCGCCCCCGACGCCGAGGACGCGCTGCCGCGCCGCGAGACGCTCGCCTTCGACGGCGCGGTGATCTGCGCCGGCATCGGCTCGCGCGCCATCGCCGCCGGGCTCGGCGACCGGGTGAACATCTACCCCGTGAAGGGCTATTCCATCACCGTCATGCTCGACGATGAGGCGAGCCAGATGGCGGCCCCGTGGGTGAGCCTCTTGGACGACAAGACCAAGATCGTCACCTCGCGCCTCGGCAAGGATCGCTTCCGCGTCGCCGGCACGGCGGAGTTCAACGGTGAGAACCGCGACATCCGCGCCGACCGCATCCGCCCGCTGGTCGACTGGACCCGCAAGCTGTTCCCCGGCGTGAACACCGCCCGCGTGGTGCCGTGGGCCGGGCTGCGGCCGATGATGCCGGACATGATGCCGCGCGTTGCCGCCGGCAAGAAGCCGGGCGTGTTCTACAATACCGGCCATGGGCATCTGGGCTGGACGCTCTCCTGCGCCACCGCCGAGATCATCGCCGCCAAGGTGGCGGACGCCCTGCCGGTGGAAGCGCCCGCCCCGATGCTGCGCATGGCGGCGGAATAA
- a CDS encoding BCCT family transporter: MFRPFIINPPVFFGSVLIIALFLAVGVIAPEEASAIFGGLQSRILAGFGWLYLLAVGIFLAAVLLFCLGDFGRLKLGPDDSTPDFRFSSWIAMLFAAGMGIGLMFYAVGEPMTHFMQPPTAEPRSIAAMREAMSVTFFHWGIHAWAIYAVVGLSLAYFGYRYNLPLTIRSGLYPLLKERINGPIGHAVDIFAIVGTMFGIATSLGLGVSQINAGLSYLTGLPVGPEVQLPLIAVITGLATVSVVTGLDKGVRILSELNLVVAILLMLFVLVMGPTELLFRDFVQNIGLYLDTLVLRTFNIYAYEPTPWIDGWTLFYWAWWISWSPFVGMFIARISRGRTVREFVVAVLFIPAGFTFFWMTVFGNTAIFIDTGVAAGELGRAVAADVSVGLFQFFEYLPLPVVTSTLAIVLIAVFFVTSSDSGSLVVDSIAAGGETQTTTGQRVFWCALEGAVAAGLLLAGGLGALQSATIASALPFTFVMLALVWALFAGMRADIAQQRAHAGQTFSVPSAPAAGVTWQRRLALILHAPTQAEIERFIAAQVRPALEQVAQELTRRGRVAEVHDEEKGAVALRSPAENVRDFVYGVSAVAHRLPTVLTAGAGKPEYRYEARTYFSSGGRGYDVMGMAPDQIITDVLVQFERYLNIVHSPETQLVQAAPGHQGEG, translated from the coding sequence ATGTTCAGACCTTTCATCATCAATCCACCCGTCTTTTTCGGGTCCGTCCTTATAATTGCTCTGTTTCTTGCTGTCGGCGTGATTGCTCCGGAAGAAGCCAGCGCGATCTTCGGCGGTTTGCAGAGCCGGATATTGGCGGGGTTCGGTTGGCTTTATCTGCTGGCGGTCGGCATCTTCCTTGCTGCGGTTCTGCTGTTCTGCCTCGGTGATTTCGGACGGCTCAAGCTGGGCCCGGACGATTCGACGCCGGATTTCCGGTTCTCGTCCTGGATCGCGATGCTGTTCGCGGCGGGCATGGGTATCGGCCTCATGTTCTATGCCGTCGGCGAACCCATGACCCACTTCATGCAGCCCCCCACCGCCGAGCCGCGCTCGATCGCGGCGATGCGCGAGGCCATGTCGGTGACGTTCTTCCATTGGGGGATCCACGCCTGGGCGATCTACGCCGTGGTCGGCCTTTCGCTGGCGTATTTCGGTTATCGCTACAACCTGCCGCTGACCATCCGCTCCGGCCTCTACCCCCTGCTCAAGGAGCGCATCAACGGGCCGATCGGCCATGCGGTCGACATCTTTGCGATTGTCGGCACGATGTTCGGCATCGCCACCTCGCTCGGCCTCGGGGTGAGCCAGATCAATGCCGGGCTCAGCTATCTCACCGGACTACCCGTCGGTCCCGAGGTGCAGTTGCCGCTGATCGCAGTCATCACCGGCCTCGCGACCGTGTCCGTCGTCACCGGCCTCGACAAGGGCGTGCGGATCCTCTCCGAGCTCAACCTCGTTGTCGCCATCCTGCTCATGCTGTTCGTGCTGGTGATGGGGCCGACCGAGCTTCTGTTCCGCGACTTCGTGCAGAATATCGGGCTTTATCTCGATACGCTCGTGCTTCGCACCTTCAACATCTACGCTTATGAACCGACGCCCTGGATCGACGGCTGGACGCTGTTCTACTGGGCCTGGTGGATTTCCTGGTCGCCCTTCGTCGGCATGTTCATCGCCCGCATCTCGCGTGGCCGCACGGTGCGCGAGTTCGTGGTCGCGGTGCTCTTCATTCCGGCCGGTTTCACCTTCTTCTGGATGACCGTCTTCGGCAACACCGCTATCTTCATTGATACAGGCGTGGCCGCTGGCGAGCTCGGTCGGGCTGTGGCGGCGGATGTCTCGGTCGGGCTGTTCCAGTTCTTTGAATACCTTCCGCTGCCGGTTGTCACGTCGACGCTGGCCATCGTCCTGATCGCCGTGTTCTTCGTCACCTCGTCGGATTCCGGCTCGCTTGTCGTCGATTCCATCGCGGCCGGCGGCGAGACGCAGACGACGACGGGCCAGCGCGTGTTCTGGTGCGCGCTGGAGGGGGCGGTCGCCGCGGGGCTCCTGCTGGCGGGCGGGCTGGGTGCGCTGCAATCGGCCACCATCGCCAGCGCGCTGCCCTTCACCTTCGTCATGCTGGCGCTGGTATGGGCGCTGTTCGCAGGCATGCGGGCCGATATCGCCCAGCAGCGGGCGCATGCCGGCCAGACCTTCTCCGTGCCGAGCGCCCCGGCGGCCGGCGTCACCTGGCAGCGCCGGCTCGCGCTGATTCTCCATGCGCCGACGCAGGCCGAGATCGAGCGGTTCATCGCGGCCCAGGTGCGCCCTGCGCTGGAGCAGGTGGCGCAGGAGCTGACGCGCCGCGGACGGGTCGCCGAGGTGCATGACGAGGAAAAGGGCGCCGTCGCGCTACGCTCCCCGGCCGAGAACGTGCGCGATTTCGTCTATGGGGTCAGTGCGGTGGCCCACCGCCTGCCGACGGTCCTCACGGCGGGAGCCGGCAAGCCGGAATACCGCTACGAGGCGCGGACATACTTCTCCAGCGGCGGGCGCGGCTATGATGTGATGGGCATGGCGCCCGACCAGATCATCACCGATGTGCTGGTGCAGTTCGAACGTTATCTTAACATTGTCCACTCGCCGGAAACCCAGCTTGTGCAGGCCGCCCCGGGTCATCAGGGGGAGGGCTAG
- the nadC gene encoding carboxylating nicotinate-nucleotide diphosphorylase, translating to MPSALSPLPRLMVEPIMRAALLEDLGRAGDVTTEACIPAGARFDAVIGSRQHGVIAGIDAAVIAFELIDPALKVTVERGDGAEVAPGDVVLRLEGSARSILTAERAALNIACRMSGIATATAGLVAIARQHGKAHIVCTRKTTPGLRALEKHAVRAGGGSNHRFGLDDAVLIKDNHIAVAGGVVPAIRAAKAHAGHMVKIEVEVDTLAQLDAAMAEGVDAVLLDNMTPAMLADAVALVAGRALTEASGRVSRETVGPIAATGVDLISVGWITHSAPILDLGLDAAGV from the coding sequence ATGCCATCTGCCCTCTCCCCCCTCCCCCGCCTGATGGTCGAGCCGATCATGCGCGCCGCGCTGCTGGAAGATCTCGGACGCGCCGGCGATGTGACGACGGAGGCGTGCATTCCTGCCGGCGCCCGCTTCGACGCGGTGATCGGCTCGCGCCAGCATGGGGTAATCGCCGGCATCGACGCGGCGGTGATCGCCTTCGAACTGATCGACCCCGCGCTAAAGGTCACGGTCGAGCGCGGCGACGGCGCCGAGGTGGCCCCGGGCGACGTGGTGCTGCGGCTGGAAGGCTCCGCCCGTTCCATCCTCACTGCCGAGCGGGCGGCGCTGAACATCGCCTGCCGCATGTCCGGCATCGCCACCGCGACCGCGGGGCTGGTGGCCATCGCCCGCCAGCACGGCAAGGCGCATATCGTCTGCACCCGCAAGACCACGCCGGGCCTGCGCGCTCTGGAAAAGCACGCGGTGCGCGCGGGGGGCGGCTCCAATCACCGCTTCGGCCTCGACGACGCGGTGCTGATCAAGGACAACCACATCGCCGTGGCGGGCGGCGTGGTGCCGGCCATCCGCGCCGCCAAGGCGCATGCCGGGCACATGGTAAAGATCGAGGTGGAGGTCGACACGCTGGCCCAGCTCGACGCCGCGATGGCGGAAGGCGTCGACGCGGTGCTGCTCGACAACATGACCCCGGCCATGCTCGCCGATGCCGTGGCGCTGGTGGCGGGGCGCGCGCTCACCGAAGCCTCCGGCCGCGTCTCGCGCGAGACGGTGGGCCCGATCGCGGCGACGGGGGTGGACCTGATTTCGGTCGGCTGGATCACCCATTCCGCGCCGATTCTCGATCTCGGGCTCGACGCGGCGGGGGTGTGA